TCAAAAAGAAAGTAGAAGAAGACTTTGGCTCTTGGGATGCCTGTATTCAGGAGATAAAGGCAGCAGGTATGGCTTTTAGAGGATGGGCTATTCTTGGACTTGATATATTCTCTGGCAGGCTTGTGGTAAACGGTCTTGACGCTCACAATGTTTACAACTACACAGGGCTTATTCCTCTCATAGTCCTTGACACTTACGAACACGCCTACTATGTGGACCAAAAGAACAAGAGAGCTCCCTACATTGACGCCTTCCTCCAGAACCTAAACTGGGAAGTTATAAACGAAAGGTTTGAAAAGGCTATGAAGGCTTATGAAACCCTCAAGGATTTTGTGAAATAACCTCACGGGGGCTTTGCCCCCATTCTATCCATCCTTCTTCCTTGTTTATACAAACCTTCTTTACGCCGTCGTAATTTATCTCCTTTGATATTCTATAAAGCTGTGGGTTTTTTATAAAGGCTTCCATATGCTCTCTTGTGTCAAAGTAGAGAAGGCTTTTGCTATCCATAAGCACGCAATAGTTTACCTTTGGGTCTATAAAGCTACCGCATACTGGACAACGAGTGAAGGGTTTAGGAGGTGGAGGAAACTTCTCTTTTAGTTTTTTTACCTTGTAGGCTTTCAAAAATATGGCAATGCTAAGGGCAATAATTATGGCGTCCGCAATAAGCACTTCTGGCAGTGAAAAGAGCCTTGTTAGCACGCCTGTCAATATGGCAAAAAAACCTACAAGGTTTATGGCAAAAACGAGAAAGGTGTATCCAATAGGGAACTCTTTTATAAGCATAAGTATGGCAAAGAAGAAGCCAAAAACCTGAACGAACCTCGCCACTATCACAAGCAGGTTAATAAAATCCCACTGCTCTTGGGTCATGCCTTTGAGACTTTATTTCTGAACCCTCCTACATACAATGACAAAGCTCATCCAGTCTTGAGGCTATGCCTGTTAAAATATCCAAAGCCCATGAAGGAAACGCGCATAGTAAAATACATAAAAAGCATAATAAGAAACCACAGATACACTACCACAGAGGATATAATGCTCCTGCTTGAGAGGTATTACGGGCTTCCCATAAAAGTCCCATCCGTATACTACAAATACAAGGCTATAATAAAGCAATGCAGGCAGGCGGTTTACAAAGAAAGGAGGAAGAAAAAAGATGTATGACCTTGTCATTATAGGTGCAGGTAGTGGTGGCTACGAGGGTGCACTATACGC
The Aquificaceae bacterium DNA segment above includes these coding regions:
- a CDS encoding superoxide dismutase, coding for MPVHKLEPKNHLKPANLNGISNEQIEPHFEAHYKGYVTKYNEIQEKLADLNFSDRSKANQNYSEYRELKVEETFNYMGVVLHELYFGHLGAKGEPSEAFKKKVEEDFGSWDACIQEIKAAGMAFRGWAILGLDIFSGRLVVNGLDAHNVYNYTGLIPLIVLDTYEHAYYVDQKNKRAPYIDAFLQNLNWEVINERFEKAMKAYETLKDFVK